A window from Drosophila kikkawai strain 14028-0561.14 chromosome 2L, DkikHiC1v2, whole genome shotgun sequence encodes these proteins:
- the LOC108080195 gene encoding serine/threonine-protein kinase RIO3, translating to MSSPWVKASEPVQALNLADIMSEQYAHQLHDKELQKQKKPSEQPVISSIWQGAASPNPSSSYSDVAGCSVQKPSDAEEWEDYSALLNDSDIPLPEDIPALEEDSDAVIAQMLQSQFDHEYNEELRRIERKQNKQSKVTVTLNKFLRDGDAEFLHDTAEDAYEEDELEQLKHDWDRFEENERQLDAIPRCGFKVNKEGEMITKHDPQLCAVRNAQRVMSFPPEFPTGDGAGFDMKLSNKVFNQLRAYSRRGRSDKHEKVATAEMGLDASTRLLLYKLINNQILEQINGIISTGKEAVILHANSDANYTGSNEHGHQSGVLMPAHLLPKECAIKIFKTTLNEFKQRDRYIKDDYRFKDRFSKQNHRVIINMWAEKEMHNLMRMQGIGLNVPDVVVLKKHVLVMRFIGDNHNAAPKLKDARLSAAELSCAYEEIVAAMHKLYNEAKLVHADMSEYNILWFEGKCWFIDVAQSVEPKHPSALEFLMRDCGNIVNFFERRGLPNIYTKEQLFEFITGLNAEVHNAAQLEQIHTRGASINQATAPNQEECPDELKPLEYPFELAWEKSQQDREASKALKLKQENKENENEADQDQDQDSDGNENDHDDKETDKKTAKH from the exons ATGTCGTCACCATGGGTTAAGGCCAGTGAGCCAGTGCAGGCATTGAACCTGGCGGACATAATGTCAGAGCAGTATGCCCACCAGCTGCACGACAAGGAGctgcaaaagcaaaagaagcCGTCGGAGCAGCCTGTCATATCCTCCATTTGGCAAGGAGCTGCTAGCCCGAACCCCTCCTCTAGCTACTCCGATGTGGCGGGATGTTCCGTGCAAAAACCCAGCGATGCCGAGGAGTGGGAGGATTACTCGGCCCTGCTCAACGACAGCGACATACCGCTGCCCGAGGATATTCCGGCTCTGGAGGAGGACAGCGATGCTGTCATAGCCCAGATGCTGCAGTCCCAGTTCGATCACGAGTACAACGAGGAACTGCGTCGCATTGAACGTAAGCAGAACAAGCAGTCCAAGGTCACGGTGACGCTAAACAAGTTCCTGCGCGACGGCGATGCCGAGTTCCTGCACGACACCGCCGAGGATGCCTACGAGGAGGATGAGCTAGAGCAGCTAAAGCACGACTGGGATAGGTTTGAGGAGAACGAACGGCAGCTGGATGCGATTCCACGCTGTGGTTTCAAGGTGAACAAGGAGGGCGAGATGATTACCAAGCACGATCCGCAGCTATGTGCAGTGCGCAATGCCCAGCGGGTAATGTCCTTTCCGCCAGAGTTTCCCACCGGCGATGGAGCCGGATTCGATATGAAGCTGTCCAACAAG GTTTTTAACCAACTGCGGGCCTACTCCAGGCGTGGACGCTCTGATAAACACGAGAAAGTGGCCACTGCCGAGATGGGCTTGGATGCCAGCACCCGCCTCCTGTTGTACAAGCTGATTAACAATCAAATACTCGAGCAGATCAATGGCATCATCTCCACGGGCAAGGAGGCGGTTATTCTGCATGCCAACTCGGATGCCAACTACACGGGCAGCAATGAGCATGGTCACCAGAGCGGTGTACTGATGCCAGCGCATCTGCTGCCAAAAGAGTGCGCCATCAAGATATTCAAGACCACGCTGAACGAGTTTAAGCAGCGGGATCGGTACATCAAGGACGACTATCGCTTCAAGGATCGTTTTAGCAAGCAGAACCATCGCGTCATCATCAATATGTGGGCGGAGAAGGAGATGCACAATCTGATGCGGATGCAGGGCATCGGTTTGAATGTTCCAGATGTGGTGGTCCTAAAAAAGCATGTGCTGGTCATGCGCTTTATTGGCGACAACCACAATGCGGCGCCCAAGTTGAAGGATGCCCGACTGAGTGCCGCAGAGCTGAGTTGCGCCTACGAGGAGATCGTGGCCGCCATGCACAAGCTGTACAACGAGGCCAAGCTGGTGCATGCGGACATGAGCGAGTACAACATCCTGTGGTTTGAGGGCAAGTGCTGGTTCATCGATGTGGCCCAGAGTGTCGAGCCGAAGCACCCAAGTGCCCTGGAGTTTCTCATGCGGGATTGCGGCAACATTGTCAACTTCTTTGAGCGCCGCGGTCTGCCCAACATCTACACGAAGGAGCAGCTGTTTGAGTTTATTACAGGACTCAATGCAGAGGTTCACAATGCAGCCCAGCTGGAGCAGATCCATACGCGTGGGGCTTCCATCAACCAGGCCACGGCTCCCAATCAGGAGGAGTGTCCCGACGAACTCAAGCCCTTGGAGTATCCCTTCGAGCTGGCCTGGGAGAAGTCGCAGCAGGATCGTGAGGCAAGCAAGGCCCTTAAGTTGAAGCAGGAGAATaaggaaaacgaaaacgagGCGGATCAGGATCAGGATCAGGACAGCGATGGCAACGAGAACGACCATGACGACAAGGAAACTGACAAGAAAACTGCCAAGCATTGA
- the Cf2 gene encoding chorion transcription factor Cf2 isoform X2 produces the protein MIKSTTNPQEQRLPRPEDQQQQQPQPPHPPQPPSAPATPTHQVAAVIANMDTLKTAFLPNLSMDPNVHVAPHYCPMCHQQFERAQHAAEHMQLCHGITLNAQGAITTLEAAQQQLQQQQQQQQQQQLKPSHACFNCDEKFGSAVELDEHHRLAHQTTAFLARCLMCSIYGVHSATQQPNEFKCSQCGSVCTTAMLAAGQQSFMDQQQEAAVTPDDQLPAMAPRDMRLTPEEQHHQQQLQAEQHHHQQQQQQQQQQQELLEQQQQAQHQQVQHHQDQDLAGGDQVALKVPPLTVKLNKNGANGSGGAIVAHPQVIIKEEPLSLSDSGDVGNAVPVYAIQANPGVTAPGATSTVLVGTQTVPADLAHKIRHKCPDCPKTFKTPGTLAMHRKIHTGEADATPKERPYTCSYCGKSFTQSNTLKQHTRIHTGEKPFHCGYCEKSFSVKDYLTKHIRTHTGEKPYTCPYCDKRFTQRSALTVHTTKLHPL, from the exons ATGATAAAGTCCACCACGAATCCACAGGAACAGCGCCTGCCACGCCCCGaggatcagcagcagcagcagccacagcctCCTCATCCGCCACAGCCCCCTTCTGCGCCCGCCACGCCCACGCACCAGGTGGCCGCCGTCATAGCCAACATGGACACACTGAAGACCGCCTTTCTGCCCAATCTCAGCATGGATCCCAACGTCCACGTCGCCCCACACTACTGTCCCATGTGCCACCAGCAGTTCGAGCGGGCGCAGCACGCCGCGGAGCACATGCAGCTCTGCCATGGGATCACGCTTAATGCACAGGGTGCCATCACCACGCTGGAGgccgcccagcagcagctgcagcagcaacaacaacagcagcagcagcaacaactcaAGCCCAGCCATGCCTGCTTCAACTGTGATGAAAAGTTCGGTAGCGCGGTGGAACTGGACGAGCACCATCGGCTCGCGCATCAGACCACCGCCTTTTTGGCGCGGTGCCTCATGTGCAGCATCTATGGCGTCCACTCGGCCACCCAGCAGCCCAACGAGTTCAAGTGTTCGCAATGCGGCTCCGTTTGCACCACAGCCATGCTGGCCGCCGGACAGCAGAGCTTCATGGATCAGCAGCAGGAGGCGGCAGTGACGCCCGATGATCAGCTGCCGGCGATGGCACCGCGTGATATGAGACTGACGCCCGaggagcagcaccaccagcagcaactgcaggcggagcagcaccaccaccaacagcagcaacaacagcagcagcagcagcaggaactgctggagcagcagcagcaggcgcaacATCAGCAGGTGCAGCATCATCAGGACCAGGATCTCGCTGGCGGCGATCAGGTGGCGTTGAAGGTGCCACCGCTAACCGTCAAGTTGAACAAGAATGGAGCCAATGGCAGCGGCGGGGCCATTGTGGCCCATCCGCAGGTGATCATCAAGGAGGAGCCTCTTAGTCTAAGTGATAGTGGCGATGTGGGTAACGCTGTGCCCGTCTATGCCATACAAGCGAATCCCGGCGTCACGGCCCCAGGAGCCACATCCACGGTGCTCGTCGGCACGCAAACAGTGCCCGCAGATCTGGCGCATAAGATACGGCACAAATGCCCGGACTGTCCGAAGACCTTCAAAACTCCCGGCACACTGGCCATGCACCGCAAGATCCACACAGGCGAAGCAGA CGCCACGCCCAAAGAACGCCCCTACACGTGCTCCTACTGCGGCAAGTCCTTCACTCAATCGAATACACTAAAACAGCACACTCGCATACATACAG GTGAGAAGCCCTTCCATTGCGGCTACTGCGAGAAGTCCTTTAGCGTGAAGGACTATCTCACCAAGCACATACGGACGCATACCGGCGAAAAGCCATATACCTGTCCGTACTGTGACAAGCGCTTCACGCAGCGCAGCGCCCTAACGGTGCACACGACCAAGCTGCATCCGCTCTAG
- the Cf2 gene encoding chorion transcription factor Cf2 isoform X1 has product MIKSTTNPQEQRLPRPEDQQQQQPQPPHPPQPPSAPATPTHQVAAVIANMDTLKTAFLPNLSMDPNVHVAPHYCPMCHQQFERAQHAAEHMQLCHGITLNAQGAITTLEAAQQQLQQQQQQQQQQQLKPSHACFNCDEKFGSAVELDEHHRLAHQTTAFLARCLMCSIYGVHSATQQPNEFKCSQCGSVCTTAMLAAGQQSFMDQQQEAAVTPDDQLPAMAPRDMRLTPEEQHHQQQLQAEQHHHQQQQQQQQQQQELLEQQQQAQHQQVQHHQDQDLAGGDQVALKVPPLTVKLNKNGANGSGGAIVAHPQVIIKEEPLSLSDSGDVGNAVPVYAIQANPGVTAPGATSTVLVGTQTVPADLAHKIRHKCPDCPKTFKTPGTLAMHRKIHTGEADATPKERPYTCSYCGKSFTQSNTLKQHTRIHTGEKPFRCGYCGRAFTVKDYLNKHLTTHTGEKPFHCGYCEKSFSVKDYLTKHIRTHTGEKPYTCPYCDKRFTQRSALTVHTTKLHPL; this is encoded by the exons ATGATAAAGTCCACCACGAATCCACAGGAACAGCGCCTGCCACGCCCCGaggatcagcagcagcagcagccacagcctCCTCATCCGCCACAGCCCCCTTCTGCGCCCGCCACGCCCACGCACCAGGTGGCCGCCGTCATAGCCAACATGGACACACTGAAGACCGCCTTTCTGCCCAATCTCAGCATGGATCCCAACGTCCACGTCGCCCCACACTACTGTCCCATGTGCCACCAGCAGTTCGAGCGGGCGCAGCACGCCGCGGAGCACATGCAGCTCTGCCATGGGATCACGCTTAATGCACAGGGTGCCATCACCACGCTGGAGgccgcccagcagcagctgcagcagcaacaacaacagcagcagcagcaacaactcaAGCCCAGCCATGCCTGCTTCAACTGTGATGAAAAGTTCGGTAGCGCGGTGGAACTGGACGAGCACCATCGGCTCGCGCATCAGACCACCGCCTTTTTGGCGCGGTGCCTCATGTGCAGCATCTATGGCGTCCACTCGGCCACCCAGCAGCCCAACGAGTTCAAGTGTTCGCAATGCGGCTCCGTTTGCACCACAGCCATGCTGGCCGCCGGACAGCAGAGCTTCATGGATCAGCAGCAGGAGGCGGCAGTGACGCCCGATGATCAGCTGCCGGCGATGGCACCGCGTGATATGAGACTGACGCCCGaggagcagcaccaccagcagcaactgcaggcggagcagcaccaccaccaacagcagcaacaacagcagcagcagcagcaggaactgctggagcagcagcagcaggcgcaacATCAGCAGGTGCAGCATCATCAGGACCAGGATCTCGCTGGCGGCGATCAGGTGGCGTTGAAGGTGCCACCGCTAACCGTCAAGTTGAACAAGAATGGAGCCAATGGCAGCGGCGGGGCCATTGTGGCCCATCCGCAGGTGATCATCAAGGAGGAGCCTCTTAGTCTAAGTGATAGTGGCGATGTGGGTAACGCTGTGCCCGTCTATGCCATACAAGCGAATCCCGGCGTCACGGCCCCAGGAGCCACATCCACGGTGCTCGTCGGCACGCAAACAGTGCCCGCAGATCTGGCGCATAAGATACGGCACAAATGCCCGGACTGTCCGAAGACCTTCAAAACTCCCGGCACACTGGCCATGCACCGCAAGATCCACACAGGCGAAGCAGA CGCCACGCCCAAAGAACGCCCCTACACGTGCTCCTACTGCGGCAAGTCCTTCACTCAATCGAATACACTAAAACAGCACACTCGCATACATACAGGTGAGAAACCCTTTAGATGTGGCTATTGTGGCAGGGCGTTCACTGTTAAGGATTACCTGAACAAACATTTAACGACTCACACGG GTGAGAAGCCCTTCCATTGCGGCTACTGCGAGAAGTCCTTTAGCGTGAAGGACTATCTCACCAAGCACATACGGACGCATACCGGCGAAAAGCCATATACCTGTCCGTACTGTGACAAGCGCTTCACGCAGCGCAGCGCCCTAACGGTGCACACGACCAAGCTGCATCCGCTCTAG
- the Cf2 gene encoding chorion transcription factor Cf2 isoform X4, whose protein sequence is MIKSTTNPQEQRLPRPEDQQQQQPQPPHPPQPPSAPATPTHQVAAVIANMDTLKTAFLPNLSMDPNVHVAPHYCPMCHQQFERAQHAAEHMQLCHGITLNAQGAITTLEAAQQQLQQQQQQQQQQQLKPSHACFNCDEKFGSAVELDEHHRLAHQTTAFLARCLMCSIYGVHSATQQPNEFKCSQCGSVCTTAMLAAGQQSFMDQQQEAAVTPDDQLPAMAPRDMRLTPEEQHHQQQLQAEQHHHQQQQQQQQQQQELLEQQQQAQHQQVQHHQDQDLAGGDQVALKVPPLTVKLNKNGANGSGGAIVAHPQVIIKEEPLSLSDSGDVGNAVPVYAIQANPGVTAPGATSTVLVGTQTVPADLAHKIRHKCPDCPKTFKTPGTLAMHRKIHTGEAE, encoded by the exons ATGATAAAGTCCACCACGAATCCACAGGAACAGCGCCTGCCACGCCCCGaggatcagcagcagcagcagccacagcctCCTCATCCGCCACAGCCCCCTTCTGCGCCCGCCACGCCCACGCACCAGGTGGCCGCCGTCATAGCCAACATGGACACACTGAAGACCGCCTTTCTGCCCAATCTCAGCATGGATCCCAACGTCCACGTCGCCCCACACTACTGTCCCATGTGCCACCAGCAGTTCGAGCGGGCGCAGCACGCCGCGGAGCACATGCAGCTCTGCCATGGGATCACGCTTAATGCACAGGGTGCCATCACCACGCTGGAGgccgcccagcagcagctgcagcagcaacaacaacagcagcagcagcaacaactcaAGCCCAGCCATGCCTGCTTCAACTGTGATGAAAAGTTCGGTAGCGCGGTGGAACTGGACGAGCACCATCGGCTCGCGCATCAGACCACCGCCTTTTTGGCGCGGTGCCTCATGTGCAGCATCTATGGCGTCCACTCGGCCACCCAGCAGCCCAACGAGTTCAAGTGTTCGCAATGCGGCTCCGTTTGCACCACAGCCATGCTGGCCGCCGGACAGCAGAGCTTCATGGATCAGCAGCAGGAGGCGGCAGTGACGCCCGATGATCAGCTGCCGGCGATGGCACCGCGTGATATGAGACTGACGCCCGaggagcagcaccaccagcagcaactgcaggcggagcagcaccaccaccaacagcagcaacaacagcagcagcagcagcaggaactgctggagcagcagcagcaggcgcaacATCAGCAGGTGCAGCATCATCAGGACCAGGATCTCGCTGGCGGCGATCAGGTGGCGTTGAAGGTGCCACCGCTAACCGTCAAGTTGAACAAGAATGGAGCCAATGGCAGCGGCGGGGCCATTGTGGCCCATCCGCAGGTGATCATCAAGGAGGAGCCTCTTAGTCTAAGTGATAGTGGCGATGTGGGTAACGCTGTGCCCGTCTATGCCATACAAGCGAATCCCGGCGTCACGGCCCCAGGAGCCACATCCACGGTGCTCGTCGGCACGCAAACAGTGCCCGCAGATCTGGCGCATAAGATACGGCACAAATGCCCGGACTGTCCGAAGACCTTCAAAACTCCCGGCACACTGGCCATGCACCGCAAGATCCACACAGGCGAAGCAGA GTGA
- the Cf2 gene encoding chorion transcription factor Cf2 isoform X3, with the protein MDTLKTAFLPNLSMDPNVHVAPHYCPMCHQQFERAQHAAEHMQLCHGITLNAQGAITTLEAAQQQLQQQQQQQQQQQLKPSHACFNCDEKFGSAVELDEHHRLAHQTTAFLARCLMCSIYGVHSATQQPNEFKCSQCGSVCTTAMLAAGQQSFMDQQQEAAVTPDDQLPAMAPRDMRLTPEEQHHQQQLQAEQHHHQQQQQQQQQQQELLEQQQQAQHQQVQHHQDQDLAGGDQVALKVPPLTVKLNKNGANGSGGAIVAHPQVIIKEEPLSLSDSGDVGNAVPVYAIQANPGVTAPGATSTVLVGTQTVPADLAHKIRHKCPDCPKTFKTPGTLAMHRKIHTGEADATPKERPYTCSYCGKSFTQSNTLKQHTRIHTGEKPFRCGYCGRAFTVKDYLNKHLTTHTGEKPFHCGYCEKSFSVKDYLTKHIRTHTGEKPYTCPYCDKRFTQRSALTVHTTKLHPL; encoded by the exons ATGGACACACTGAAGACCGCCTTTCTGCCCAATCTCAGCATGGATCCCAACGTCCACGTCGCCCCACACTACTGTCCCATGTGCCACCAGCAGTTCGAGCGGGCGCAGCACGCCGCGGAGCACATGCAGCTCTGCCATGGGATCACGCTTAATGCACAGGGTGCCATCACCACGCTGGAGgccgcccagcagcagctgcagcagcaacaacaacagcagcagcagcaacaactcaAGCCCAGCCATGCCTGCTTCAACTGTGATGAAAAGTTCGGTAGCGCGGTGGAACTGGACGAGCACCATCGGCTCGCGCATCAGACCACCGCCTTTTTGGCGCGGTGCCTCATGTGCAGCATCTATGGCGTCCACTCGGCCACCCAGCAGCCCAACGAGTTCAAGTGTTCGCAATGCGGCTCCGTTTGCACCACAGCCATGCTGGCCGCCGGACAGCAGAGCTTCATGGATCAGCAGCAGGAGGCGGCAGTGACGCCCGATGATCAGCTGCCGGCGATGGCACCGCGTGATATGAGACTGACGCCCGaggagcagcaccaccagcagcaactgcaggcggagcagcaccaccaccaacagcagcaacaacagcagcagcagcagcaggaactgctggagcagcagcagcaggcgcaacATCAGCAGGTGCAGCATCATCAGGACCAGGATCTCGCTGGCGGCGATCAGGTGGCGTTGAAGGTGCCACCGCTAACCGTCAAGTTGAACAAGAATGGAGCCAATGGCAGCGGCGGGGCCATTGTGGCCCATCCGCAGGTGATCATCAAGGAGGAGCCTCTTAGTCTAAGTGATAGTGGCGATGTGGGTAACGCTGTGCCCGTCTATGCCATACAAGCGAATCCCGGCGTCACGGCCCCAGGAGCCACATCCACGGTGCTCGTCGGCACGCAAACAGTGCCCGCAGATCTGGCGCATAAGATACGGCACAAATGCCCGGACTGTCCGAAGACCTTCAAAACTCCCGGCACACTGGCCATGCACCGCAAGATCCACACAGGCGAAGCAGA CGCCACGCCCAAAGAACGCCCCTACACGTGCTCCTACTGCGGCAAGTCCTTCACTCAATCGAATACACTAAAACAGCACACTCGCATACATACAGGTGAGAAACCCTTTAGATGTGGCTATTGTGGCAGGGCGTTCACTGTTAAGGATTACCTGAACAAACATTTAACGACTCACACGG GTGAGAAGCCCTTCCATTGCGGCTACTGCGAGAAGTCCTTTAGCGTGAAGGACTATCTCACCAAGCACATACGGACGCATACCGGCGAAAAGCCATATACCTGTCCGTACTGTGACAAGCGCTTCACGCAGCGCAGCGCCCTAACGGTGCACACGACCAAGCTGCATCCGCTCTAG